A section of the Cutibacterium granulosum genome encodes:
- a CDS encoding multicopper oxidase domain-containing protein, giving the protein MVTLGVATTSILVWGQYFTEAILHTKLGDEARRVQVWRIWTLQIGIATACVGMIGDWPWAVMAGATIVGLAVAWFGIGLARQVHHALPGRFDSTVRFYAAAACLLPFGASLGAIMAFSPREPWRSRLLLAHQGFNILGFISVTVLGTLMTLWPTVLRTPMLPGQSRRGRRALWLVLAAVGVLTGGALAGLWWLAGAGVLLEFVALLVVAVDLVGCAARRPPRDYPGYAIGAAIVWFGGWLVWLLATIVAHRDTLMYEQLSILTPAVVMGFLLQLLLGAMSYLMPMVMGGGPSVVRATNARMHAFGATRAVLTNAGLLIWVLARGRAVQLVGIVTAGIGLAGFLPAMIAMVRTAIPLLKERGMAAARARATPHPDNGASTIRRSDAEASGHDKDAGGGTRTDGVVANATRKPATHPDPSPTTPPGRRSFVESVVGLSAVLGASAAAHGWDEHRASSAIHVAPTGHTTTIEMTAHDMRFHPDHVELPAGDRLVVRLTNTDPAQVHDLQLASGPYSGRLDPGQTTTLDAGVLEQSQEGWCTLVGHRSMGMTLRVDLVGATSSDRGTPASEATSPRRTVDLTQPPGRGFHTRDARLPPLEASRTHHIGLTVREGELEVAPATTLAAMTYNGQFMGPVLRARLGDRMQVHLVNDGSMGHSIDFHASRTSPDTTMRTISPGQSLDVEFTIDHAGIWLYHCSTTPMSAHIAAGMFGALIVAPADLPTVDRQYVLVQSETYLAEQNNQPVDTGRIADEKVDLTMFNGHANQYLFAPLQARVGERVRFWVLAAGPSRGMSFHIVGAQFDTVFKEGAYLLRRDDPGSGGSQALDLASCQGGFVETVFTEPGRYTFVNHSFVEMERGARGFIEVRP; this is encoded by the coding sequence ATGGTCACCCTGGGTGTGGCGACGACGTCGATCCTGGTGTGGGGCCAGTACTTCACCGAGGCGATCCTGCACACCAAGCTCGGTGACGAGGCTCGGCGCGTGCAGGTGTGGCGGATCTGGACGCTGCAGATCGGCATCGCCACGGCGTGCGTCGGCATGATCGGGGACTGGCCGTGGGCCGTCATGGCAGGTGCGACGATCGTGGGGCTCGCCGTGGCCTGGTTCGGCATCGGGCTGGCCCGTCAGGTGCATCATGCGTTGCCGGGACGATTCGACTCGACGGTGCGGTTCTACGCCGCCGCAGCCTGTCTGTTGCCGTTCGGGGCGAGCCTGGGAGCGATCATGGCGTTCTCCCCGCGCGAGCCGTGGCGCAGCCGACTGCTGCTGGCCCACCAAGGGTTCAACATCCTGGGTTTCATCTCGGTGACGGTGCTCGGCACCCTGATGACGTTGTGGCCCACCGTGTTGCGCACCCCCATGCTGCCCGGGCAGAGCCGTAGAGGACGTCGAGCCCTGTGGCTGGTACTGGCGGCGGTCGGTGTCCTCACCGGTGGGGCGCTTGCCGGGTTGTGGTGGCTGGCCGGGGCGGGGGTGCTCCTGGAGTTCGTCGCCCTGCTCGTCGTCGCCGTCGACCTGGTGGGGTGTGCCGCACGTCGCCCGCCACGTGACTACCCGGGATATGCGATCGGGGCCGCCATCGTGTGGTTCGGGGGTTGGCTCGTCTGGCTGCTGGCCACCATCGTCGCCCATCGCGACACCCTGATGTACGAGCAGCTCAGCATACTCACTCCCGCCGTGGTCATGGGGTTCCTGTTGCAGTTGTTGCTCGGCGCCATGAGCTACCTCATGCCCATGGTCATGGGTGGCGGGCCATCCGTCGTGCGGGCCACCAATGCCAGGATGCACGCATTCGGGGCCACCCGGGCCGTGCTCACCAACGCTGGCCTGCTCATCTGGGTGCTGGCGCGCGGACGAGCCGTGCAGCTGGTGGGGATCGTCACCGCCGGGATCGGTCTGGCCGGGTTCCTGCCTGCGATGATCGCCATGGTGCGCACCGCCATCCCGTTGCTCAAGGAGCGTGGCATGGCGGCTGCCCGGGCCCGCGCAACCCCACACCCGGACAATGGAGCCTCCACAATTCGGAGGTCGGACGCCGAGGCGTCGGGGCACGACAAGGACGCCGGGGGCGGCACCAGAACCGATGGCGTCGTCGCGAACGCCACGCGCAAGCCTGCAACCCACCCCGATCCGAGCCCCACCACACCACCGGGGCGTCGTTCCTTCGTGGAGTCGGTCGTCGGACTGTCGGCCGTGCTGGGGGCCAGCGCTGCCGCCCACGGGTGGGACGAGCACCGAGCCAGCTCCGCCATCCACGTCGCACCGACCGGGCACACGACGACGATCGAGATGACGGCCCACGACATGCGCTTCCATCCCGATCACGTCGAGCTACCAGCCGGGGACCGTCTGGTCGTCAGGCTCACCAACACCGACCCTGCCCAGGTCCACGATCTGCAGCTGGCCTCCGGCCCGTACTCGGGACGTCTGGACCCCGGACAGACCACGACCCTGGACGCCGGGGTGCTCGAGCAGTCCCAGGAAGGCTGGTGCACCCTCGTCGGTCACAGATCCATGGGCATGACGCTGCGAGTCGACCTCGTCGGAGCCACGTCCTCGGACCGGGGAACACCGGCATCCGAGGCCACCTCCCCCAGGCGCACGGTGGATCTCACCCAGCCCCCGGGCCGGGGCTTCCACACTCGCGACGCCCGACTTCCCCCGCTGGAGGCCAGCCGGACCCATCACATCGGCCTCACCGTGCGCGAGGGGGAACTCGAGGTGGCACCAGCCACGACGCTGGCCGCGATGACCTACAACGGCCAGTTCATGGGGCCGGTGCTGCGGGCTCGGCTCGGTGACCGCATGCAGGTGCATCTGGTCAACGACGGCTCCATGGGCCACTCCATCGACTTCCACGCCTCCCGAACCTCCCCCGACACGACTATGCGCACCATCTCCCCGGGCCAGAGTCTGGACGTCGAGTTCACCATCGATCACGCGGGGATCTGGCTGTACCACTGCTCGACGACGCCGATGAGTGCCCACATCGCCGCCGGCATGTTCGGAGCGCTCATCGTGGCCCCGGCAGATCTGCCCACCGTCGACCGGCAGTACGTGCTCGTACAGTCCGAGACCTACCTGGCCGAGCAGAACAACCAGCCGGTCGACACCGGAAGGATCGCCGACGAGAAGGTCGACCTCACGATGTTCAACGGTCATGCCAACCAGTATCTCTTCGCCCCGCTGCAGGCCCGGGTAGGTGAACGGGTGCGGTTCTGGGTGCTGGCCGCCGGACCCAGCCGGGGGATGAGTTTCCACATCGTCGGGGCACAGTTCGACACCGTGTTCAAGGAGGGAGCGTACCTGCTGCGCCGCGACGATCCTGGTTCTGGCGGGTCCCAGGCCCTCGACCTGGCAAGTTGTCAGGGCGGATTCGTCGAGACGGTGTTCACCGAGCCGGGCCGCTACACCTTCGTCAACCACTCCTTCGTCGAGATGGAACGTGGCGCACGTGGATTCATCGAGGTACGGCCATGA
- a CDS encoding ECF transporter S component, translated as MADKVRYRTIDILTPVMIAVAFGVIFIGLGALFNALSPLWLLYKPTEGLFMGLWLLSGAVAGLIVRKPGAALLAELLAAAIEMLLGGQWAAMTLVSGVLQGLGMEISLAVWRYRRGGMRVAVVGGMIGALFESVFERLSYYPMFRPTDTVFYMIFCLISGAVLAGVLGQLIVKGLAGAGALSSFPVGRERARLQASDAK; from the coding sequence ATGGCTGACAAGGTTCGGTACCGCACCATCGACATCCTCACCCCGGTGATGATCGCCGTGGCATTCGGTGTCATCTTCATCGGACTGGGGGCGCTGTTCAACGCCCTGTCACCGCTGTGGCTGCTCTACAAGCCCACCGAAGGCCTCTTCATGGGGCTGTGGTTGCTCTCCGGTGCCGTCGCCGGGCTCATCGTGCGCAAACCCGGTGCGGCCCTGCTCGCCGAGCTGCTGGCAGCTGCCATCGAGATGCTGCTGGGGGGCCAGTGGGCCGCCATGACCTTGGTCTCCGGGGTGTTGCAGGGCCTCGGCATGGAGATCTCGCTGGCGGTGTGGCGCTACCGCAGGGGTGGCATGCGCGTCGCCGTCGTCGGTGGCATGATCGGTGCGCTCTTCGAGTCGGTCTTCGAACGGCTCTCCTACTACCCGATGTTCCGGCCCACCGACACCGTCTTCTACATGATCTTCTGCCTCATTTCCGGGGCGGTCCTCGCTGGCGTCCTGGGCCAGCTCATCGTCAAGGGACTGGCCGGTGCCGGTGCACTCAGCTCCTTCCCGGTCGGACGGGAACGGGCCCGCCTGCAGGCTTCCGACGCCAAATGA
- a CDS encoding MFS transporter: protein MAQDPTTNGGGVGSSPFASRDYRRWFAAETFLTVSMSTQLAVSLVLIDLWGSVSVAGVLSSVISAVAWIGGVIGGGVADTGDRRRIIAHCVTTSVVLMAILIIALGVHQVGSWADSTVLGCVVTGCAIAVAASEALADPAMDAALKELITPAQYPRAMSAAQARTSLVSLASRPTTGALYGLTPVLPFLLRLVCDSTFLVLLTRIRASFQPDGRPKSSRGMESSDQSGDASAQASDTRISDRGVDETGSRHRVPPPSRDRFLTAYRHGLRAVWQDVVVRLTIFCAPLVNLMVFTATSWVVFTMRDVGHDSLTIGLVSAGFTVGSLIGAALTPKVTDTVRSGWIAIVGLAWMATILLVMFTTPTSAVVVFILATACMIPSPSIGSALFAHVFHRIPSDFQGRTLGIFTFVNGLATVAAPTLAALAVDHHASRTLGIGVTALGAAGIAVLTTSRSIRHLPALKELG from the coding sequence ATGGCACAGGATCCGACCACGAACGGGGGTGGCGTGGGTTCCAGTCCTTTTGCCAGCCGTGACTATCGGCGGTGGTTCGCCGCTGAGACCTTCCTCACCGTGAGCATGAGTACCCAGCTCGCCGTCTCGCTCGTCCTCATCGACCTGTGGGGCTCCGTCTCGGTGGCCGGGGTGCTGTCCAGCGTCATCTCAGCGGTGGCGTGGATCGGTGGAGTGATTGGGGGCGGTGTCGCCGACACGGGGGATCGACGCCGCATCATCGCACACTGTGTGACGACGAGCGTGGTGCTCATGGCGATCCTCATCATCGCGCTCGGTGTGCATCAGGTGGGGAGCTGGGCAGATTCCACCGTGCTCGGATGTGTCGTGACGGGGTGTGCCATTGCCGTGGCAGCCTCAGAGGCCCTGGCCGATCCCGCGATGGATGCGGCGCTCAAGGAACTCATCACACCTGCACAGTATCCACGAGCCATGAGTGCCGCCCAGGCTCGGACGTCACTGGTCAGCCTAGCGAGTCGCCCGACGACCGGCGCCCTGTACGGGCTGACTCCGGTACTGCCCTTCCTGCTACGACTTGTGTGTGACAGCACGTTCCTCGTGCTGCTGACACGAATTCGCGCATCGTTCCAGCCGGATGGGCGACCGAAGTCGTCGAGAGGGATGGAGTCATCGGACCAGTCCGGTGACGCGTCTGCCCAGGCGTCCGACACCCGGATCTCCGACAGAGGAGTTGACGAGACGGGTTCGCGGCACAGGGTTCCGCCGCCCTCCCGAGACCGGTTCCTCACCGCCTACCGGCACGGTCTGCGTGCGGTGTGGCAGGACGTCGTCGTGCGTCTCACAATTTTCTGTGCCCCGCTGGTCAACCTCATGGTGTTCACGGCCACCTCCTGGGTGGTCTTCACCATGCGCGACGTCGGCCACGACTCGCTGACCATCGGCTTGGTCAGCGCAGGATTCACGGTGGGTTCCCTCATCGGTGCCGCCCTGACACCCAAGGTCACCGACACCGTACGGTCGGGATGGATAGCGATCGTCGGGCTGGCATGGATGGCCACGATCCTGCTCGTCATGTTCACCACGCCGACGTCAGCTGTGGTGGTCTTCATCCTGGCCACGGCATGCATGATCCCGTCACCGTCGATCGGCAGTGCCCTGTTCGCCCACGTCTTTCACCGAATCCCCTCGGACTTCCAAGGACGAACCCTGGGCATATTCACCTTCGTCAACGGTCTTGCCACCGTCGCCGCACCGACCCTGGCCGCCCTGGCCGTGGATCACCACGCGTCACGGACGTTGGGCATCGGCGTCACCGCGCTCGGAGCAGCAGGCATCGCCGTCCTTACGACGAGCAGATCCATTCGTCACCTGCCAGCACTCAAGGAGCTGGGCTGA
- a CDS encoding sugar-binding transcriptional regulator, translating into MKTDRLGLTRRDRLAVDAAKLYHEGRSQAEVAEILHVSRPNVSKLLTHARQRGFVRVSVEDPREKDTELINYLKAAFDLVEVRLVSPAGPRETYLRKALGKAGAALLKGLIRDGDTVGFAWSPTMGHVASQLGETTFRDIAVVQLCGNIGDPSLDLSGMQSFEQLRGALGASVHLLGHPSIFESVAAKQAVEREHAVRDVLNRAVEARIAVYTVGSTQPSSPHLASPMCTSEERDRLMAVAVGDICSHFVDGQARVCLPDLNARTLAISLPDLRHKEQKVLVAGGAENLPAIHAALNNGYANRLVIDVATARRLYAVQRKERQSHQNGTYVPK; encoded by the coding sequence GTGAAGACGGATCGACTTGGTCTCACTCGCAGGGATCGGCTTGCGGTCGATGCAGCCAAGCTCTACCACGAAGGGCGCTCCCAGGCTGAGGTGGCCGAGATTCTCCATGTCTCGCGACCCAACGTCTCCAAGCTGCTCACCCACGCTCGGCAACGCGGATTCGTGCGCGTCTCGGTCGAGGATCCCAGGGAGAAGGACACCGAACTCATCAATTACCTCAAGGCAGCCTTCGACTTGGTTGAGGTACGGCTCGTCTCACCTGCTGGCCCCCGTGAAACATATCTGCGCAAAGCTCTGGGAAAGGCCGGCGCGGCTCTGCTCAAAGGCCTCATCCGTGACGGGGACACTGTCGGTTTCGCATGGTCCCCCACGATGGGCCATGTGGCCTCCCAACTGGGGGAGACCACGTTTCGGGACATCGCAGTGGTGCAACTGTGTGGCAACATCGGTGATCCCAGCTTGGATCTGTCCGGGATGCAGAGTTTCGAGCAGTTGCGTGGAGCCCTCGGTGCCAGCGTCCATCTGCTCGGTCATCCCAGCATCTTCGAATCCGTGGCCGCCAAGCAGGCGGTGGAACGCGAGCATGCTGTACGGGACGTGCTCAACCGTGCAGTCGAGGCACGTATAGCGGTGTACACGGTCGGATCAACCCAGCCATCGTCTCCCCATCTTGCGAGTCCCATGTGCACCTCGGAGGAGCGTGATCGTCTCATGGCTGTGGCCGTGGGTGACATCTGCTCGCACTTCGTTGATGGACAGGCACGGGTCTGCCTTCCCGACCTCAATGCCAGGACGCTGGCCATCTCGCTGCCAGACTTGCGTCACAAGGAGCAGAAGGTGTTGGTGGCCGGAGGAGCGGAGAACCTGCCTGCGATCCATGCAGCTCTGAACAACGGCTACGCCAACCGGCTCGTCATTGACGTTGCCACAGCACGCAGGCTCTATGCAGTTCAACGAAAGGAGCGACAAAGTCACCAGAATGGCACATATGTGCCAAAATAA
- the deoC gene encoding deoxyribose-phosphate aldolase has translation MNRESQLIDHTLLSPTATADQVQELCDEAVEHDFWSVCISPCRVGLAADHLRDTDVRVCTVIGFPSGAHVSTVKAAETRQAVADGADEVDMVINIGAVKDGDWEQVKQDIAAVVDAAGEGVLVKVILETCLLDDEEIVQACQCARDAGAHFVKTSTGFSTGGASVHAVQLMRATVGESMGVKASGGIRSRETLETMVAAGASRIGASAGVALLGGAQ, from the coding sequence GTGAATCGTGAATCACAATTGATTGACCACACCCTGCTCAGCCCCACCGCCACTGCCGATCAGGTGCAGGAACTGTGCGATGAAGCCGTCGAGCACGATTTCTGGTCGGTGTGTATCAGCCCATGCCGGGTTGGACTGGCGGCCGACCATCTCAGGGACACCGATGTCAGGGTGTGCACCGTCATCGGCTTTCCATCAGGTGCACATGTATCGACCGTCAAGGCTGCCGAGACCAGACAGGCCGTCGCAGATGGTGCCGACGAGGTTGACATGGTGATCAACATCGGTGCCGTCAAGGACGGTGACTGGGAGCAGGTGAAACAGGACATCGCCGCGGTGGTGGACGCAGCGGGCGAGGGCGTGTTGGTCAAGGTCATCTTGGAGACGTGCCTGCTCGACGATGAGGAAATCGTGCAGGCATGTCAATGCGCGAGGGATGCCGGGGCACACTTCGTCAAGACCTCCACCGGATTCTCCACCGGTGGCGCGAGCGTCCATGCCGTCCAGCTCATGCGTGCCACAGTAGGCGAATCGATGGGCGTCAAGGCGTCGGGTGGGATTCGAAGCCGAGAAACCCTCGAAACCATGGTTGCCGCCGGAGCCAGTCGCATCGGTGCCTCGGCTGGCGTTGCACTGCTCGGGGGTGCCCAATGA
- the fucP gene encoding L-fucose:H+ symporter permease, giving the protein MTTAVKEQTGALNTGRGIIKDQTRQLEDGYLDKTPIFQYVLLSICFPMWGIAASLNDILITQFKSIFSLSDFASAFVQSAFYGGYFLIAIPASRVIRHTSYKVGIMIGLTVYIIGCSLFFPASHMATYSVFLVSLFAIAVGLSFLETSCNTYSSMIGPKRLSTLRLNISQTFYPLGSIGGILLGKYLIFNEGEALHKQMATMNATESAAFAREMLQRTLQPYRVIIIILLVLLVTVAITQFPRCKPVSANSHREAEASIGETLRYLAGNRRFKSGVLTQFLYVGMQTAVWSFTIRLALNLDHDLNERTASNFMILAFIAFFVGKFIANLLMTKLDQNLVLVAYSVCGLLALCYVILVPNMTAVYAAILVSGLFGPCWATIYSRTLDSIEDKRFTETGGALIVMSIIGGAVVPAVQGLVSDRTGSMQTSFCVNLVCFGAVLLYFLTAFKQSRKDEQA; this is encoded by the coding sequence ATGACCACCGCCGTCAAGGAGCAGACCGGCGCGTTGAATACTGGTCGGGGAATCATCAAGGACCAGACCCGCCAACTCGAGGATGGTTATCTCGACAAGACGCCGATCTTTCAGTATGTCCTGTTGTCGATCTGTTTTCCAATGTGGGGAATTGCTGCCAGCCTCAATGACATTCTCATCACCCAGTTCAAATCCATCTTCTCGCTGTCCGACTTTGCCTCGGCATTCGTGCAATCAGCGTTCTATGGTGGATACTTCCTTATCGCTATTCCAGCATCCCGAGTGATTCGCCACACCAGCTACAAGGTGGGAATCATGATCGGACTCACGGTGTACATCATCGGATGCTCACTGTTCTTCCCAGCCTCACACATGGCCACGTACTCGGTGTTCCTCGTCTCTCTGTTCGCCATTGCGGTGGGGCTGTCCTTCCTGGAGACGTCGTGCAACACCTACTCTTCGATGATTGGTCCCAAGCGGCTCTCAACACTGCGTCTCAACATCTCCCAAACCTTCTACCCGCTGGGTTCCATCGGTGGGATCCTGCTGGGTAAGTACCTCATCTTCAACGAGGGTGAGGCCTTGCACAAGCAGATGGCCACCATGAACGCCACCGAGAGTGCTGCCTTCGCCCGGGAGATGTTGCAACGCACACTGCAGCCATACCGGGTGATCATCATCATTCTCTTGGTGTTGCTCGTCACCGTGGCCATCACGCAGTTCCCACGGTGCAAACCCGTTTCCGCCAACTCCCACCGAGAGGCAGAGGCATCCATTGGGGAGACCTTGAGGTACTTGGCCGGGAATCGTCGTTTCAAATCTGGAGTCCTCACCCAGTTCCTCTACGTCGGTATGCAGACCGCTGTGTGGTCATTCACTATCCGGCTGGCGCTCAATCTGGATCATGACCTCAATGAACGTACTGCGTCGAACTTCATGATTCTCGCATTCATTGCATTCTTCGTCGGGAAGTTCATTGCCAATCTCCTCATGACGAAGTTGGACCAGAACTTGGTTCTCGTCGCATACTCGGTGTGCGGCCTGCTGGCGCTGTGCTACGTCATTCTCGTGCCGAACATGACGGCGGTCTACGCTGCCATTCTCGTCTCTGGACTGTTCGGTCCATGTTGGGCGACGATCTACTCGCGAACCCTGGACTCCATCGAGGACAAGCGATTCACCGAGACAGGCGGTGCGCTCATCGTCATGTCCATCATCGGTGGTGCCGTCGTTCCCGCTGTTCAAGGGCTCGTATCTGACAGGACGGGCTCGATGCAGACCTCCTTCTGCGTCAACCTCGTGTGCTTCGGTGCCGTTCTCCTCTATTTCCTCACCGCGTTCAAGCAATCCCGAAAGGATGAACAGGCATGA